The genomic DNA TGATTAAATCAAACGtgtgaaaattacaaaatttagtAAAGGCGAATATTATGAGGAATGAAGTACCGGAGCAAGAGTGCTATGAAGCTTGAAGCTCTCTTCAAGCAAAGCCGACTGCTCCTTTGTCAACCTCAGCTTCTTCCTACACCCATCGATATTGTTCCCATCATGACCATTACCAATACTGTTGCTGCGACGGACTTTATTGGTCTTCACTGCCGTGGCTTTGGCCCGGTCGACTGCCATGCGAtcttccttctcctcctcctgaTGCTCCTCGTCCTCCTCCGAGCACCCCGAGAAGGAGAGCCCCAGGCTCATCATATATGACTTGTCCCTTCGCTTGCTATTGCCGTTAAGCGTACCATCCATCTTTGGCTTCCCGTTGTTGTTGTCATGGTAACTGTTATATGCGTCCACCCCGAGCCCTAGGCATAGCCCCGTGAAGCATGCTTCCTCCACATCCGCCATGGCCAAAGAA from Punica granatum isolate Tunisia-2019 chromosome 2, ASM765513v2, whole genome shotgun sequence includes the following:
- the LOC116197594 gene encoding homeobox-leucine zipper protein HAT22-like, giving the protein MDGTLNGNSKRRDKSYMMSLGLSFSGCSEEDEEHQEEEKEDRMAVDRAKATAVKTNKVRRSNSIGNGHDGNNIDGCRKKLRLTKEQSALLEESFKLHSTLAPAQKQALADQLNLKPRQVEVWFQNRRARSKLKQIELDFERLKKKCDSLSDRNQRLEKELHDLKSMKDDRSSSSTVQLPSLSPASFLLCSSCQKIIGAGERN